Proteins encoded together in one Cyprinus carpio isolate SPL01 chromosome B14, ASM1834038v1, whole genome shotgun sequence window:
- the LOC109111532 gene encoding protocadherin-10-like isoform X2 has protein sequence MFVFLLLLCLADEVVSQIRYSVPEEAEHGTFVGNIAEDLGLDLTKLSSRRFQVVPSSRTPYLEVNLENGVLFVNEKIDRERICKQSASCLLHLEVFLENPLELFRVEIEVVDINDNPPSFPETDITVEISESATPGTRFPLESAFDPDVGSNALRTYDITSNNYFYLDVQTQTDGNKFSELVLEKPLDREQQAMHRYVLTAVDGGQPPRTGTALLVVRVLDSNDNVPVFDQPVYSVNLAENAPVGTLVIQLNATDSDEGPNGEVIYSFSNHISSSVKELFDIDARTGRIEVRGEVDFEESSLYQIYVQAKDMGPNAVPAHCKVLVKVTDVNDNAPEIIFSTVTESVSENAATGTVIALLSVTDKDSEDNGQTHVEILGDVPFKLKTSFRNYYTIVTDGPLNRETVEAYTVTVVARDKGIPSLATSKSIKVHVSDENDNAPTFTQPIYDVYVTENNVPGAYIYAVSAVDPDVGQNAYITYSIVECEIQGMSVVTYVSINSENGYLYALRSFDYEQLKDFSFMVQARDSGSPELWSNATVNVIIVDQNDNAPSVIAPLGKNGTAREPLPRSAEPGYLVTRIVAMDADDGENARLSYSIQRGNENGMFRMDWRTGELRTARRVSVKRDPQQLYELLIEVRDHGQPPMSCSAVVQVTLVDSLVEGHSGERGTAKAKEASLDLTLILIIALGSVSFIFLLAMIVLAVRCQKDKKLNIYSTCLASDCCCLVGCGSCGSGGCCGRQARAARKKKKLSKSDIMLVQSTNTANVSVASAAQVPVEESGSFGSLHQSQNYCYQVCLTPESAKTDLMFLKACSPSRSNDTEHNPCGAIVTGYTDQQQPDIISNGTLLSSETKHQRELSYLVDRPRRVNSSAFQEADIVSSKDSGHGDSEQGDSDHDAMHRGHSSGADLFSNCTEECKALGHSDRCWMPSFVPTEARQGADYRSNLHVPGMDSVPDSERGKGFASSFRVDIPETA, from the exons atgtttgtgtttttgctccTGCTGTGTCTCGCGGATGAGGTAGTTTCGCAGATACGTTACTCTGTGCCCGAGGAAGCGGAGCATGGCACATTTGTGGGGAATATCGCAGAGGATTTGGGACTGGACCTTACGAAACTTTCATCCCGCCGCTTTCAGGTGGTGCCCAGCTCGCGTACACCGTACCTGGAAGTAAACTTGGAGAACGGGGTGCTCTTCGTGAACGAGAAAATCGACCGGGAGCGCATCTGTAAGCAGAGCGCCAGCTGTTTGCTTCACCTGGAGGTGTTCCTGGAGAACCCACTCGAGCTCTTTCGCGTGGAGATCGAGGTGGTGGACATCAACGACAACCCGCCGAGCTTTCCGGAGACAGACATCACCGTGGAAATATCCGAGAGCGCGACCCCGGGTACGCGCTTCCCGTTGGAGAGCGCCTTTGATCCAGATGTAGGTAGTAACGCATTGCGCACTTATGACATTACCAGCAACAACTATTTCTACCTAGACGTGCAAACACAGACCGACGGCAACAAATTCTCAGAGCTGGTTTTGGAAAAGCCACTTGATCGGGAACAGCAGGCGATGCACCGTTACGTTCTCACGGCCGTGGACGGCGGCCAGCCTCCTCGGACAGGTACAGCTCTGCTTGTGGTCAGAGTGCTCGACTCCAACGACAACGTCCCCGTGTTTGATCAGCCGGTTTACTCGGTCAACCTGGCCGAGAACGCGCCCGTGGGCACGCTCGTCATCCAGCTGAACGCGACCGACTCAGACGAGGGCCCGAACGGAGAGGTCATTTACTCGTTTAGCAACCACATCTCAAGCAGTGTCAAGGAACTGTTCGATATCGACGCCCGAACGGGCCGTATAGAGGTCAGAGGTGAGGTGGACTTTGAGGAGAGCAGCCTGTATCAGATTTACGTGCAAGCGAAAGACATGGGACCTAATGCAGTGCCCGCGCACTGTAAAGTTTTGGTCAAAGTGACGGACGTAAACGACAACGCACCGGAGATCATCTTCAGCACAGTCACGGAGTCGGTAAGCGAGAACGCAGCCACTGGCACCGTCATCGCGCTGCTCAGCGTCACCGATAAAGACTCCGAAGACAACGGCCAGACGCATGTGGAGATTCTTGGAGATGTTCCTTTCAAACTCAAAACCtctttcagaaattattacaCTATTGTGACTGACGGTCCTCTCAACCGAGAGACTGTAGAGGCATACACAGTTACCGTTGTTGCGAGAGATAAAGGGATTCCATCTCTGGCTACCAGCAAATCAATCAAAGTGCATGTGTCTGACGAGAACGACAACGCGCCAACGTTTACGCAGCCCATTTATGATGTGTATGTGACTGAAAACAACGTCCCCGGTGCTTACATCTACGCTGTCAGTGCAGTCGATCCTGATGTCGGACAGAATGCTTATATAACTTACTCCATAGTGGAGTGTGAAATCCAGGGTATGTCTGTGGTCACCTATGTGTCCATCAACTCGGAAAATGGGTATCTGTACGCCCTCAGATCCTTTGATTATGAGCAACTAAAAGACTTCAGCTTCATGGTTCAAGCCAGAGACTCAGGCAGCCCCGAGCTGTGGTCCAACGCCACGGTGAACGTCATTATAGTGGATCAAAACGATAACGCGCCGTCTGTGATTGCGCCTCTTGGAAAAAATGGCACTGCGCGGGAGCCTTTGCCGCGCTCTGCCGAGCCAGGCTACCTAGTTACTCGCATTGTCGCCATGGATGCAGATGATGGGGAGAACGCGCGCTTGTCCTACAGTATACAGAGAGGCAACGAGAATGGGATGTTCCGAATGGACTGGCGCACCGGGGAATTGCGCACGGCCCGCCGGGTGTCAGTCAAACGAGACCCGCAACAGCTGTATGAGCTGCTGATTGAGGTAAGGGATCACGGGCAGCCTCCTATGTCGTGCAGCGCGGTGGTGCAGGTGACACTCGTGGACAGTCTTGTGGAGGGCCACAGCGGAGAACGCGGCACGGCCAAGGCCAAAGAAGCGTCTCTGGACTTGACACTCATCCTCATCATTGCTCTCGGTTCCGTTTCTTTCATCTTCCTTCTGGCTATGATTGTGCTGGCCGTGCGCTGTCAGAAGGACAAAAAGCTGAACATTTACAGCACCTGCCTGGCGAGCGACTGCTGCTGCTTGGTAGGCTGCGGGTCGTGCGGGTCAGGCGGTTGCTGCGGTCGTCAGGCCCGGGCCGCCCGGAAAAAGAAGAAGCTGAGCAAGTCAGACATCATGTTGGTCCAGAGCACCAACACAGCCAACGTGAGCGTGGCGAGCGCCGCGCAGGTGCCCGTGGAGGAGTCAGGGAGCTTCGGCTCGCTCCATCAAAGTCAGAACTACTGCTACCAGGTCTGTCTGACTCCGGAATCGGCCAAAACCGACCTCATGTTCCTGAAGGCCTGCAGCCCGTCGCGCAGCAACGACACCGAGCACAACCCGTGCGGAGCAATAGTGACCGGCTATACAGACCAGCAGCAACCGGACATCATATCTAACGGCACCCTGCTCTCCAGTGAG ACAAAACACCAGAGAGAGCTCAGTTATTTGGTAGACCGACCAAGGCGTGTTAACAG CTCTGCATTCCAGGAGGCAGATATCGTGAGCTCAAAAGACAGCGGCCATGGAGACAGCGAGCAGGGAGACAGTGACCATGATGCCATGCATCGCGGCCATTCCTCTG GAGCAGACCTCTTCTCCAACTGCACAGAGGAGTGCAAGGCCCTCGGCCACTCCGATCGCTGCTGGATGCCAAGTTTCGTGCCCACCGAGGCACGACAGGGCGCCGATTACCGCAGCAACCTGCACGTGCCAGGCATGGACTCTGTGCCTGACTCTGAG CGCGGAAAAGGATTTGCTAGCTCTTTTCGAGTGGACATACCAGAGACGGCGTGA
- the LOC109111532 gene encoding protocadherin-10-like isoform X1 codes for MFVFLLLLCLADEVVSQIRYSVPEEAEHGTFVGNIAEDLGLDLTKLSSRRFQVVPSSRTPYLEVNLENGVLFVNEKIDRERICKQSASCLLHLEVFLENPLELFRVEIEVVDINDNPPSFPETDITVEISESATPGTRFPLESAFDPDVGSNALRTYDITSNNYFYLDVQTQTDGNKFSELVLEKPLDREQQAMHRYVLTAVDGGQPPRTGTALLVVRVLDSNDNVPVFDQPVYSVNLAENAPVGTLVIQLNATDSDEGPNGEVIYSFSNHISSSVKELFDIDARTGRIEVRGEVDFEESSLYQIYVQAKDMGPNAVPAHCKVLVKVTDVNDNAPEIIFSTVTESVSENAATGTVIALLSVTDKDSEDNGQTHVEILGDVPFKLKTSFRNYYTIVTDGPLNRETVEAYTVTVVARDKGIPSLATSKSIKVHVSDENDNAPTFTQPIYDVYVTENNVPGAYIYAVSAVDPDVGQNAYITYSIVECEIQGMSVVTYVSINSENGYLYALRSFDYEQLKDFSFMVQARDSGSPELWSNATVNVIIVDQNDNAPSVIAPLGKNGTAREPLPRSAEPGYLVTRIVAMDADDGENARLSYSIQRGNENGMFRMDWRTGELRTARRVSVKRDPQQLYELLIEVRDHGQPPMSCSAVVQVTLVDSLVEGHSGERGTAKAKEASLDLTLILIIALGSVSFIFLLAMIVLAVRCQKDKKLNIYSTCLASDCCCLVGCGSCGSGGCCGRQARAARKKKKLSKSDIMLVQSTNTANVSVASAAQVPVEESGSFGSLHQSQNYCYQVCLTPESAKTDLMFLKACSPSRSNDTEHNPCGAIVTGYTDQQQPDIISNGTLLSSETKHQRELSYLVDRPRRVNSSAFQEADIVSSKDSGHGDSEQGDSDHDAMHRGHSSGADLFSNCTEECKALGHSDRCWMPSFVPTEARQGADYRSNLHVPGMDSVPDSEVFECETLAGDQSFSTFGKETPHQPNQIHQHHQHHLNASTLERKEFDALLCNSRMPYKAACLSRKRIC; via the exons atgtttgtgtttttgctccTGCTGTGTCTCGCGGATGAGGTAGTTTCGCAGATACGTTACTCTGTGCCCGAGGAAGCGGAGCATGGCACATTTGTGGGGAATATCGCAGAGGATTTGGGACTGGACCTTACGAAACTTTCATCCCGCCGCTTTCAGGTGGTGCCCAGCTCGCGTACACCGTACCTGGAAGTAAACTTGGAGAACGGGGTGCTCTTCGTGAACGAGAAAATCGACCGGGAGCGCATCTGTAAGCAGAGCGCCAGCTGTTTGCTTCACCTGGAGGTGTTCCTGGAGAACCCACTCGAGCTCTTTCGCGTGGAGATCGAGGTGGTGGACATCAACGACAACCCGCCGAGCTTTCCGGAGACAGACATCACCGTGGAAATATCCGAGAGCGCGACCCCGGGTACGCGCTTCCCGTTGGAGAGCGCCTTTGATCCAGATGTAGGTAGTAACGCATTGCGCACTTATGACATTACCAGCAACAACTATTTCTACCTAGACGTGCAAACACAGACCGACGGCAACAAATTCTCAGAGCTGGTTTTGGAAAAGCCACTTGATCGGGAACAGCAGGCGATGCACCGTTACGTTCTCACGGCCGTGGACGGCGGCCAGCCTCCTCGGACAGGTACAGCTCTGCTTGTGGTCAGAGTGCTCGACTCCAACGACAACGTCCCCGTGTTTGATCAGCCGGTTTACTCGGTCAACCTGGCCGAGAACGCGCCCGTGGGCACGCTCGTCATCCAGCTGAACGCGACCGACTCAGACGAGGGCCCGAACGGAGAGGTCATTTACTCGTTTAGCAACCACATCTCAAGCAGTGTCAAGGAACTGTTCGATATCGACGCCCGAACGGGCCGTATAGAGGTCAGAGGTGAGGTGGACTTTGAGGAGAGCAGCCTGTATCAGATTTACGTGCAAGCGAAAGACATGGGACCTAATGCAGTGCCCGCGCACTGTAAAGTTTTGGTCAAAGTGACGGACGTAAACGACAACGCACCGGAGATCATCTTCAGCACAGTCACGGAGTCGGTAAGCGAGAACGCAGCCACTGGCACCGTCATCGCGCTGCTCAGCGTCACCGATAAAGACTCCGAAGACAACGGCCAGACGCATGTGGAGATTCTTGGAGATGTTCCTTTCAAACTCAAAACCtctttcagaaattattacaCTATTGTGACTGACGGTCCTCTCAACCGAGAGACTGTAGAGGCATACACAGTTACCGTTGTTGCGAGAGATAAAGGGATTCCATCTCTGGCTACCAGCAAATCAATCAAAGTGCATGTGTCTGACGAGAACGACAACGCGCCAACGTTTACGCAGCCCATTTATGATGTGTATGTGACTGAAAACAACGTCCCCGGTGCTTACATCTACGCTGTCAGTGCAGTCGATCCTGATGTCGGACAGAATGCTTATATAACTTACTCCATAGTGGAGTGTGAAATCCAGGGTATGTCTGTGGTCACCTATGTGTCCATCAACTCGGAAAATGGGTATCTGTACGCCCTCAGATCCTTTGATTATGAGCAACTAAAAGACTTCAGCTTCATGGTTCAAGCCAGAGACTCAGGCAGCCCCGAGCTGTGGTCCAACGCCACGGTGAACGTCATTATAGTGGATCAAAACGATAACGCGCCGTCTGTGATTGCGCCTCTTGGAAAAAATGGCACTGCGCGGGAGCCTTTGCCGCGCTCTGCCGAGCCAGGCTACCTAGTTACTCGCATTGTCGCCATGGATGCAGATGATGGGGAGAACGCGCGCTTGTCCTACAGTATACAGAGAGGCAACGAGAATGGGATGTTCCGAATGGACTGGCGCACCGGGGAATTGCGCACGGCCCGCCGGGTGTCAGTCAAACGAGACCCGCAACAGCTGTATGAGCTGCTGATTGAGGTAAGGGATCACGGGCAGCCTCCTATGTCGTGCAGCGCGGTGGTGCAGGTGACACTCGTGGACAGTCTTGTGGAGGGCCACAGCGGAGAACGCGGCACGGCCAAGGCCAAAGAAGCGTCTCTGGACTTGACACTCATCCTCATCATTGCTCTCGGTTCCGTTTCTTTCATCTTCCTTCTGGCTATGATTGTGCTGGCCGTGCGCTGTCAGAAGGACAAAAAGCTGAACATTTACAGCACCTGCCTGGCGAGCGACTGCTGCTGCTTGGTAGGCTGCGGGTCGTGCGGGTCAGGCGGTTGCTGCGGTCGTCAGGCCCGGGCCGCCCGGAAAAAGAAGAAGCTGAGCAAGTCAGACATCATGTTGGTCCAGAGCACCAACACAGCCAACGTGAGCGTGGCGAGCGCCGCGCAGGTGCCCGTGGAGGAGTCAGGGAGCTTCGGCTCGCTCCATCAAAGTCAGAACTACTGCTACCAGGTCTGTCTGACTCCGGAATCGGCCAAAACCGACCTCATGTTCCTGAAGGCCTGCAGCCCGTCGCGCAGCAACGACACCGAGCACAACCCGTGCGGAGCAATAGTGACCGGCTATACAGACCAGCAGCAACCGGACATCATATCTAACGGCACCCTGCTCTCCAGTGAG ACAAAACACCAGAGAGAGCTCAGTTATTTGGTAGACCGACCAAGGCGTGTTAACAG CTCTGCATTCCAGGAGGCAGATATCGTGAGCTCAAAAGACAGCGGCCATGGAGACAGCGAGCAGGGAGACAGTGACCATGATGCCATGCATCGCGGCCATTCCTCTG GAGCAGACCTCTTCTCCAACTGCACAGAGGAGTGCAAGGCCCTCGGCCACTCCGATCGCTGCTGGATGCCAAGTTTCGTGCCCACCGAGGCACGACAGGGCGCCGATTACCGCAGCAACCTGCACGTGCCAGGCATGGACTCTGTGCCTGACTCTGAGGTATTTGAGTGCGAGACGTTGGCGGGCGATCAGTCATTCTCAACTTTTGGCAAAGAGACGCCACACCAGCCCAACCAGATACATCAACACCATCAACACCACCTCAATGCTTCCACGCTAGAGAGGAAAGAGTTTGATGCACTTCTGTGTAACTCTCGCATGCCTTACAAAGCCGCCTGTCTGT CGCGGAAAAGGATTTGCTAG